From the genome of Spinacia oleracea cultivar Varoflay chromosome 2, BTI_SOV_V1, whole genome shotgun sequence, one region includes:
- the LOC110802800 gene encoding flowering locus K homology domain-like — protein MAQQGQYPTIPTLQPYTQHHHQYIPPPHPPLQPPHPHHQPLNIPYPHQYHHHHPHQYADYASVPQLQHMPLPPIQYPTYPPPHYSDRLSSKRPREPVSDSAEVPSTKRQAVGNDILFRVVVPSGQIGKVIGKGGHRVQKIRDDTKSTIKIADPIARYEERVIIISSRENEAGGISDAEKALLQIASLILADDGTSAPAVSIAAATDPYAASGISGGHAVANSVKLLIAGSQAGGLIGVSGQNIEKLRNSSGATIAVLAPNQLPLCASAHESDRMVQISGEVPAVMKAVEEIGVELRQNPPKQVISISPTYNLSIARAAQNYMDPNAAEYVTLDMVISETMVGGLIGRAGSNISRIRTESGAMIKVFGGKGENKHRQIQLIGSAQQVALAKQRVDEYIYTQLTQQPAAEQSV, from the exons ATGGCGCAACAAGGACAATACCCAACAATCCCGACCCTTCAACCTTACACTCAACACCACCACCAGTACATCCCTCCACCACATCCGCCGCTTCAACCTCCACACCCCCACCACCAACCCCTAAACATCCCTTACCCCCACCaataccaccaccaccaccctcaTCAATACGCCGATTATGCCTCTGTTCCTCAGCTTCAACACATGCCTTTGCCCCCAATTCAATACCCCACTTACCCACCACCCCATTACTCCGACCGACTGTCCTCAAAGCGTCCCCGTGAGCCCGTTTCGGACTCGGCCGAGGTGCCGTCCACGAAACGGCAAGCTGTGGGGAATGATATTTTGTTTAGAGTTGTTGTTCCTTCTGGACAAATTGGGAAGGTGATTGGGAAAGGTGGTCATAGGGTTCAGAAGATTAGGGATGATACTAAGTCCACCATCAAGATAGCTGATCCTATTGCT CGATACGAGGAACGTGTTATAATTATTAGTTCTAGAGAGAATGAAGCTGGGGGTATCAGTGATGCGGAGAAGGCTTTGCTTCAGATAGCTTCTCTTATCCTTGCG GATGATGGAACTAGTGCACCTGCAGTAAGCATTGCTGCTGCAACTGATCCCTATGCTGCTTCTGGCATCAGTGGAGGACATGCAGTTGCAAATTCAGTAAAGCTGTTAATAGCTGGTTCACAAGCGGGTGGCTTGATAGGGGTTTCAGGTCAGAACATTGAAAAGCTTAGAAACTCTTCTGGTGCTACAATTGCAGTTCTTGCGCCTAACCAATTGCCTCTGTGTGCATCTGCTCACGAATCTGATCGCATGGTCCAG ATATCAGGTGAAGTCCCAGCTGTAATGAAAGCCGTAGAGGAGATTGGTGTTGAACTTAG GCAAAACCCACCCAAGCAAGTAATTTCAATCAGCCCAACATACAACctgagcattgcacgagcagcACAGAATTATATGGACCCAAACGCTG CTGAATATGTGACATTGGATATGGTAATCTCGGAAACAATGGTGGGAGGCTTGATTGGCAGAGCTGGTTCCAACATTTCGAGGATTAGAACTGAATCTGGTGCAATGATTAAG GTATTTGGTGGAAAAGGGGAGAATAAACATAGGCAGATCCAACTTATTGGCTCAGCTCAGCAG GTAGCCTTGGCAAAACAGAGAGTTGATGAATACATTTATACTCAACTGACGCAACAACCTGCTGCTGAGCAGTCAGTTTAA
- the LOC110802821 gene encoding transcription termination factor MTEF18, mitochondrial produces MRLSSSNPLLQACLRHFSSNTNLPNLAKIPTKYRPQAIKEAQEIITDYLHTTSALPFSYAEFISKNSINSLTELVSKVHFSAVHFRKTFQKFLRYNPVHEFGFFYESIGINYCKINDFLKPNVHFFSDDSTVLDVACALAGFGVPWNKLGDLYVAEVSIFEKEPKFLGSKFNGLLEMGFSNEQAAGICLGFPYLLKGEEVGLSGQFDELLDELKRVFVDFDLGGYFVGNVDVWYEVCRKFRVFYDLGVANGTVAEWIDNSYAVFTDYSEKALVEKVEFFCKLGVGKTDVGLLLLSNPEILSIDIENRVVSVSGFLNHFGLSKEELKTLRERYSYVFDRNKMCNLPHILRAMDLHERFFHRMKSGEYQLLANYDLSNSDEGEDEIYLQKLESIKGVRTHGYSLCKLNFLHGIGFGENGFTMKLLKDMHGSSSDLQERFDLLLNEGIEFSKLCKMIIYTPKILNQDSDNLKQKIDFLRQEIGLSLKFVETFPAYFMYNLEKRIKPRYRFHVWLTKQGWCKKKYTVSGILAISKKGFLEQLACIHPTAPQLWLEQCEQKKTSESQKNVS; encoded by the coding sequence ATGCGCCTGTCTTCTTCAAATCCTCTTCTCCAAGCTTGTCTTCGCCATTTCAGCTCCAACACAAATCTCCCAAACCTCGCCAAAATCCCAACAAAATATCGCCCACAAGCAATCAAAGAAGCCCAAGAAATTATCACAGACTATCTCCACACAACCAGCGCGCTGCCCTTTTCATATGCCGAGTTCATCAGCAAAAACTCCATTAATTCTCTCACTGAATTAGTTTCTAAGGTACACTTTTCAGCCGTTCATTTCCGTAAGACTTTTCAGAAGTTTCTTAGGTATAATCCTGTTCATGAATTTGGCTTCTTTTATGAGAGTATTGGGATTAATTATTGTAAAATTAATGATTTTTTGAAGCCAAATGTTCATTTTTTCTCTGATGATTCAACTGTTTTAGATGTTGCTTGTGCTCTTGCTGGATTTGGGGTTCCTTGGAATAAATTGGGGGATTTGTATGTGGCAGAGGTTTCGATTTTTGAGAAGGAACCTAAGTTCTTGGGGTCCAAGTTTAATGGGTTGTTAGAAATGGGGTTTAGTAATGAACAAGCTGCTGGGATTTGTTTGGGGTTTCCCTATTTATTGAAGGGGGAAGAGGTTGGATTAAGTGGTCAATTTGATGAATTGTTGGATGAATTGAAAAgggtttttgttgattttgatttggGGGGTTACTTTGTTGGAAATGTGGATGTTTGGTATGAGGTTTGTAGGAAGTTTAGGGTTTTTTATGACCTGGGTGTTGCAAATGGAACTGTTGCAGAATGGATTGATAACAGTTATGCTGTTTTTACTGATTATTCAGAGAAGGCTTTGGTTGAGAAGGTGGAGTTCTTTTGTAAGTTGGGTGTCGGGAAAACAGATGTTGGTTTGTTGCTTCTTTCCAATCCGGAGATTTTGAGCATCGATATCGAAAATCGTGTTGTTTCTGTGTCAGGATTTTTGAATCACTTTGGGTTGTCGAAGGAAGAACTTAAAACCCTTAGGGAGAGATACTCGTATGTATTTGATCGGAACAAGATGTGTAATTTGCCCCATATTCTTAGAGCCATGGATCTTCATGAAAGGTTCTTCCATAGAATGAAGTCGGGGGAGTATCAGTTGTTAGCTAATTATGATTTGAGTAATTCTGATGAAGGTGAAGACGAGATTTATTTACAGAAATTGGAGAGCATCAAAGGTGTAAGAACACATGGTTATTCACTATGTAAGTTGAATTTTTTACATGGCATTGGATTTGGAGAGAATGGTTTCACCATGAAGCTTTTAAAAGATATGCATGGTTCTAGTAGTGACTTACAAGAGCGATTTGATCTCCTACTAAATGAAGGCATTGAGTTCTCCAAACTCTGCAAGATGATAATTTACACACCTAAAATTCTAAATCAGGATAGTGACAATCTTAAGCAGAAAATTGACTTCCTTCGCCAAGAAATCGGTTTATCTTTGAAGTTCGTGGAGACTTTTCCAGCTTATTTTATGTATAATCTAGAAAAGCGAATTAAACCCAGATACAGATTTCATGTGTGGCTTACTAAGCAGGGGTggtgtaaaaaaaagtacacagtttctgggattttagCGATTAGTAAGAAAGGTTTCTTGGAGCAACTTGCCTGTATACATCCAACAGCACCCCAGTTGTGGTTGGAGCAATGCGAGCAAAAGAAGACCAGTGAGTCCCAAAAGAATGTATCATAA
- the LOC110802829 gene encoding uncharacterized protein isoform X2 → MKMEENISSVNNSDGVRFGIGEAWAWVPSRTHWCCIASAAQLGWGIRSCKKGFVGDSNFMPARAFGVASLFVGAAATAFFAALNASGIHTVEDMREAGANIRKGMRVPPRNKAE, encoded by the exons atgaaaatgGAGGAGAACATTAGCAGCGTCAACAACAGCGACGGAGTTAGGTTCGGGATTGGGGAGGCGTGGGCGTGGGTACCGAGTAGGACCCACTGGTGTTGCATAGCTAGCGCCGCCCAATTAGGGTGGGGGATTAGATCTTGCAAGAAAGGCTTCGTCGGAGATTCCAATTTTATGCCCGCCAGGGCATTCGGGGTCGCCTCTCTCTTCGTTGGAGCCGCCGCCACCGCTTTCTTTGCCGCCCTTAACGCCTCCGGCATCCACACT GTGGAAGATATGAGAGAAGCCGGTGCTAACATTAGGAAAGGAATGCGCGTTCCTCCACGAAACAAGGCCGAATAA
- the LOC110802829 gene encoding uncharacterized protein isoform X1: MKMEENISSVNNSDGVRFGIGEAWAWVPSRTHWCCIASAAQLGWGIRSCKKGFVGDSNFMPARAFGVASLFVGAAATAFFAALNASGIHTIYEESTSIGRWSNSTRIIEYSCAKVKRRGPY; the protein is encoded by the exons atgaaaatgGAGGAGAACATTAGCAGCGTCAACAACAGCGACGGAGTTAGGTTCGGGATTGGGGAGGCGTGGGCGTGGGTACCGAGTAGGACCCACTGGTGTTGCATAGCTAGCGCCGCCCAATTAGGGTGGGGGATTAGATCTTGCAAGAAAGGCTTCGTCGGAGATTCCAATTTTATGCCCGCCAGGGCATTCGGGGTCGCCTCTCTCTTCGTTGGAGCCGCCGCCACCGCTTTCTTTGCCGCCCTTAACGCCTCCGGCATCCACACT ATTTATGAAGAATCAACTTCAATTGGTAGATGGTCCAACTCGACAAGAATCATAGAGTACTCGTGTGCCAAG GTAAAAAGAAGGGGACCCTACTGA
- the LOC110802804 gene encoding cysteine proteinase inhibitor A, whose product MRRSLALGGLEPVDPNSPKIQEVSAWAVNQYNKEQGESLKFVRALDAKKQLVNGMNYYIVLEATSDGLPSPDPYLRNNFSVKVYEQASTDTLELLEFKPLLQENARIAIPN is encoded by the exons ATGAGGAGGTCTTTAGCCCTTGGAGGCCTTGAGCCAGTGGACCCAAACAGTCCAAAGATCCAAGAGGTTTCTGCTTGGGCTGTTAATCAGTATAACAAGGAACAA GGGGAAAGCCTGAAGTTTGTAAGGGCTTTGGATGCAAAAAAACAGCTGGTTAATGGTATGAACTACTATATTGTTCTGGAGGCGACGTCTGACGGACTTCCATCCCCCGACCCTTACCTGAGGAACAACTTTTCTGTGAAAGTGTATGAACAAGCTAGTACAGATACCTTGGAGCTTCTTGAGTTTAAGCCTCTGTTGCAAGAGAATGCACGTATTGCGATTCCCAACTAA